In the Gemmatimonadota bacterium genome, one interval contains:
- a CDS encoding HNH endonuclease signature motif containing protein: protein MATSSQNDIGYTTKRILDIQSLNQCAFPGCTNPLVEPGTGQSNPAVVSDICHIYASSPNGPRGQGSLTEEELKSIDNLILLCPNHHRVVDRQPETYTAELLKQWKEEHEAKVKSQHPSGLDIIRALVDEKIKDETDILRKSRFFAEFDSTRSSLELARKLVEGELSVGTNAVRRHALAWCVRILSTKKLDKAKEYLNHAKKLGTCEEIDIADAFISSQKGDKSTALSALTSIDSPMSLSAALIVVANHDGSQEAVDWLKTVGIDTADLAPEGKRFLLQCQLELNEWKAAQECRDVLTDDDMRDTPVLHHMVAITHLLSTVHAEFRSVVLRQLPLSAANFPLASSESAINARRTARSYFIESKKAACQLNLPRAAAIAEEYALWLELKDPDPDESDKGRKRLESKLHNLKSALRFVRLGIEFGIKLKLDEVEREIDRQIALNGKITLDAALARFAIAFTHKNPEYIADYIAHHYNDLANYIDKKLMLSLQIELLSQAGQLEKANECLDILLKEGISEAAKSRFIRIIAEAKGIDPVNSLKAQFKKTGSLSVLTTLVGKLEDRNDWNSLCEYGKILFKETNELSHAEGLARALYNSKQNEQLIKFVKSNEELLDQSENLQMFYCCSLYHEGELLEARSELVKLNDDWDDESYRTLQIDLAIALGDTNSLSAFVAKECREKGKRNAQELIRTTRLALCLDSIPQAKELIFEAARKGNDDAGILGTACSLAISAGWEENEVLQWMHKAVSLSGDDGPIWRMTPKDFLDQMPEWNRQASEIWQMLIRGDIPMFLADQGINKSLSDLMLFPSLANPLENDPRQRGAIPAYSGQREPLSLDINRQIGIDATALLTLSFLNLLDEALDAFDTVHIPHSTLGWLFDEKQRVAFHQPSRIRDAVQISHLLTNGALNKLSPSTVFNSDLSAQVGDELALLIAEAEKVSGDDDTQRIVVRPSPVYRIASLMEKEADLTAHTTVLSSCQSIVDKLWEKGRITRSKKKEACAYLQLHEKFWTGQPEIDDGAILYLDDLAIAYFQYLGILEKLKAAGFKPIILPKKVSEIDQLISYKNISGEAKDIIECIRSAVNLRIESGKIKVGRQINADQPTDQSISHHPTFGVFSLEKGCDAIISDDRFLNQHPSIKNNNSSMPVFSTLDLIDTLVSTDSITAEERLEYRTWLRQAGYIFIPVSEYELAHHLNASMVEDGKVVETAELKAIRENILQVRMSNWLQLPKEAHWLVEFQRTFVHVLKDQWKADADFSIARARSNWIMDQIDIRGWAHSYGTENGTDIVRVGRSAFIMWLLTPPVEEPQQIKDEYWNWIEGRILAPIKEQYPDLYLELVEWHRRWIAETADMDLIEGSGNDG from the coding sequence ATGGCTACATCAAGCCAAAATGATATAGGATATACGACAAAAAGAATTCTGGATATCCAGAGCTTAAATCAATGTGCATTTCCAGGATGTACGAATCCTTTGGTTGAGCCAGGTACAGGACAATCAAACCCTGCTGTTGTTAGTGATATATGCCACATTTACGCTTCGAGCCCTAATGGTCCAAGAGGGCAAGGGAGTCTCACAGAAGAGGAACTAAAGTCTATAGACAACCTGATTTTGCTTTGCCCGAATCACCATAGGGTGGTGGACCGTCAACCTGAAACTTATACAGCCGAATTGCTCAAACAATGGAAGGAAGAGCATGAAGCTAAAGTGAAAAGTCAGCATCCCAGTGGTTTAGATATTATAAGGGCACTTGTCGATGAAAAAATCAAGGATGAAACCGATATACTCCGTAAATCTCGCTTTTTTGCCGAGTTTGACAGTACCCGATCTTCATTAGAACTCGCGAGAAAGTTGGTAGAAGGAGAACTTTCGGTTGGTACTAATGCTGTAAGGAGACATGCTCTTGCCTGGTGTGTGCGAATCCTATCTACCAAAAAATTGGATAAAGCAAAAGAATATCTCAATCATGCAAAAAAATTAGGTACTTGCGAAGAAATAGATATAGCAGACGCCTTTATATCGTCACAGAAGGGTGATAAAAGCACTGCTCTAAGTGCCCTGACAAGCATTGATTCACCAATGTCTCTGTCCGCAGCCCTCATAGTTGTCGCAAATCATGATGGGTCACAGGAGGCTGTTGACTGGCTAAAGACCGTCGGTATTGACACTGCTGATTTGGCCCCCGAAGGCAAACGGTTTCTTTTGCAGTGTCAGCTTGAACTCAATGAATGGAAGGCAGCACAAGAATGTCGTGATGTACTGACCGATGACGATATGCGTGACACCCCTGTCCTCCATCACATGGTGGCTATAACGCACCTCCTAAGTACAGTGCATGCCGAATTTCGGTCCGTTGTGCTTAGACAACTACCATTATCAGCGGCAAACTTTCCGCTTGCTTCAAGCGAGTCTGCAATTAACGCTCGGCGAACAGCACGCAGCTACTTCATTGAGAGTAAAAAAGCTGCATGTCAGTTAAACCTTCCTCGTGCAGCCGCAATAGCTGAAGAGTACGCACTTTGGCTTGAACTCAAGGATCCGGATCCAGATGAATCAGATAAAGGGCGAAAGCGACTGGAGTCTAAACTTCACAACCTCAAATCCGCTCTTCGTTTTGTGCGTCTTGGTATTGAATTTGGAATCAAGTTGAAACTAGATGAAGTCGAACGCGAAATTGACCGACAAATTGCCCTCAATGGCAAGATTACTCTCGACGCCGCACTTGCTCGCTTTGCCATCGCTTTTACACATAAGAACCCGGAATATATTGCAGACTACATTGCCCATCACTACAACGATCTTGCCAACTACATTGACAAAAAACTCATGCTGTCTCTCCAAATCGAGTTACTTTCTCAAGCGGGACAGCTTGAGAAGGCAAATGAGTGCTTGGATATTCTTTTAAAAGAAGGAATTTCTGAGGCTGCGAAAAGCAGATTCATTAGAATAATTGCTGAAGCAAAAGGGATTGATCCAGTTAATAGCCTAAAAGCACAGTTTAAAAAGACAGGTAGCCTGAGTGTTTTAACAACCCTTGTTGGCAAACTTGAAGATAGAAACGACTGGAATAGTCTTTGCGAATATGGCAAAATTCTGTTTAAAGAAACCAACGAGTTGAGCCATGCGGAGGGGCTGGCACGCGCTTTATATAATTCAAAGCAGAATGAACAGCTTATAAAGTTTGTAAAATCAAACGAGGAGCTTTTAGACCAATCCGAGAACCTACAAATGTTCTATTGCTGTTCTTTGTACCACGAGGGAGAGCTACTGGAGGCTCGCTCCGAATTGGTGAAACTGAATGATGATTGGGATGATGAGAGCTACCGCACACTACAGATAGATTTAGCAATCGCTTTAGGTGACACCAACTCCCTTTCTGCATTTGTTGCGAAAGAGTGCCGGGAAAAAGGCAAGAGAAATGCTCAGGAATTGATACGCACAACTCGACTGGCCCTTTGTTTGGATTCTATTCCCCAGGCAAAAGAGTTGATATTTGAGGCGGCCAGAAAAGGAAATGATGATGCTGGTATATTAGGTACAGCCTGTTCTCTTGCAATTAGCGCAGGTTGGGAAGAGAATGAAGTCTTGCAATGGATGCACAAGGCCGTCTCACTCTCTGGAGACGATGGTCCAATCTGGAGGATGACACCGAAAGATTTCTTGGACCAAATGCCTGAGTGGAATCGTCAAGCATCTGAAATATGGCAGATGTTGATCCGTGGCGACATTCCGATGTTTCTTGCAGATCAAGGCATCAATAAATCTCTTAGCGATTTGATGCTTTTCCCCTCTTTGGCGAATCCATTGGAGAACGATCCACGGCAACGAGGAGCTATTCCCGCGTATAGTGGTCAAAGGGAACCATTATCCCTCGATATTAATAGGCAAATTGGAATAGATGCAACCGCATTGCTCACCTTGAGCTTTCTGAATTTACTTGATGAGGCATTGGATGCTTTTGATACAGTACATATACCACATTCAACTCTTGGTTGGCTTTTTGATGAAAAACAGAGAGTTGCATTTCATCAGCCAAGTCGGATTAGGGATGCGGTTCAAATAAGCCATTTGCTGACCAATGGTGCATTAAATAAGCTCTCACCGAGTACTGTGTTCAACAGTGACTTATCAGCTCAAGTTGGGGACGAATTGGCACTGTTAATAGCAGAGGCGGAAAAGGTGAGCGGCGATGATGATACTCAGCGCATCGTTGTTCGACCATCTCCGGTTTACCGGATCGCCTCTCTGATGGAGAAAGAAGCAGACTTAACAGCGCACACCACCGTTCTAAGTAGTTGTCAATCCATTGTGGATAAATTATGGGAAAAAGGCCGAATCACGAGATCAAAGAAAAAGGAAGCCTGTGCCTACTTGCAACTACATGAAAAATTCTGGACAGGTCAGCCAGAGATAGATGATGGAGCAATACTGTATTTAGATGACCTCGCTATAGCCTATTTCCAGTATCTTGGGATATTGGAAAAACTAAAAGCCGCAGGCTTCAAACCCATTATTTTGCCAAAAAAAGTATCTGAAATAGATCAACTAATTTCTTATAAAAATATTTCTGGTGAGGCCAAGGATATCATAGAATGCATACGGTCTGCCGTCAATTTGCGGATAGAGTCAGGAAAAATAAAAGTAGGTAGACAAATCAATGCTGATCAACCAACAGACCAGTCAATATCTCATCATCCAACCTTTGGCGTTTTCTCTTTAGAGAAAGGGTGTGACGCAATCATTTCGGATGACAGGTTTCTTAATCAGCATCCCAGTATTAAAAATAACAACTCATCTATGCCAGTATTTTCAACCTTGGATCTTATAGATACACTGGTCTCTACTGACTCTATAACGGCTGAAGAACGACTGGAGTACAGGACTTGGCTTCGTCAGGCCGGATATATTTTTATACCTGTAAGCGAATATGAACTCGCACATCATCTCAATGCTTCTATGGTTGAGGATGGCAAAGTTGTTGAGACAGCAGAATTAAAAGCTATCCGGGAAAACATTCTTCAGGTTCGAATGAGTAACTGGCTTCAACTTCCCAAAGAGGCACATTGGCTCGTTGAGTTTCAAAGAACTTTCGTCCATGTACTAAAAGACCAATGGAAAGCCGATGCTGACTTTTCGATTGCACGAGCACGCTCAAACTGGATTATGGATCAGATTGACATTCGCGGCTGGGCGCATAGTTATGGCACAGAGAATGGCACTGACATTGTCAGGGTGGGACGCAGTGCATTCATTATGTGGCTACTCACCCCTCCGGTTGAAGAGCCACAGCAAATCAAGGACGAATACTGGAATTGGATAGAAGGTAGGATTTTAGCTCCGATTAAAGAACAATATCCCGATCTGTATCTTGAGCTTGTCGAATGGCATAGAAGATGGATTGCGGAAACTGCTGATATGGATCTAATCGAGGGAAGTGGAAATGATGGATAG
- a CDS encoding nuclease: MVIHPKSSGKAMQFKNWFQQLVASGATVIVPEIADYEVRRELLRARKTRSIQRLDALITKTEYLEITTEAMRQAAKYWADARQQGRPTADDKALDVDMILAAQAATLNRTNVIIATTNVKHLSPFTQAMLWSDIGP, from the coding sequence ATGGTAATACACCCAAAGAGTTCGGGAAAAGCCATGCAGTTTAAAAACTGGTTTCAGCAGTTAGTAGCCAGCGGCGCAACAGTGATAGTGCCAGAGATCGCAGACTACGAGGTTCGACGCGAGTTGCTCAGAGCGCGCAAAACCAGAAGTATTCAGCGGCTTGACGCGCTTATCACCAAGACCGAATACCTGGAGATCACAACCGAAGCTATGCGCCAGGCTGCAAAGTATTGGGCCGATGCCCGCCAACAAGGCCGACCAACTGCAGATGACAAAGCACTTGATGTCGATATGATCCTGGCGGCGCAAGCAGCAACGCTGAACCGGACTAACGTGATTATCGCGACGACGAACGTAAAACATCTGTCTCCTTTCACTCAGGCAATGCTCTGGTCCGATATTGGTCCGTAA
- a CDS encoding arylsulfatase, with amino-acid sequence MTRPNILVMLTDDQGWGDLSVHGNTNLNTPNVDSLARDGALFDRFYVCPVCAPTRAEFLTGRYHLRGGVHGVSTGAERLNLDETTIADIFKAAGYATGAYGKWHNGTQHPYHPNARGFDEFFGFCSGHWGQYFDAELEHNGELTRGKGYLPDECTDRAMDFMTANVERGQPFLCYLPYNIPHTPFQVPDEFYEPFRDKPIEMRATNPDQEEIVRTRAALALCENIDWNVGRLLDKLDELGIAEDTIVFYFGDNGPNGARWNGGMKGTKGSTDEGGVRVAGLLRWKGHIQAGTVIEEIAGAIDLLPTFADLTGIDLKVEKPLDGRSLKPLLLGEDVEWSDRIILSHQRAQLSARNQRFRLDIEGKLYDMVADGGQTTDVSGEYPDVHAELSDAVAKYHAEVLPVNDDRPFATGYWKTTRLPARDGVHHGTVQRSAGAPNCSYFTHWTQVGDRMTWDIEVGTTGDYEAAVYYTCPEEDVGSTVELAFHPTHGQTTKVQGQVTDAHDPPLIGASDDRYPRGGESYVKDFEPLTLGTLHLNAGRGTLTLRALDVPHSQVMDVRRVMLTLKE; translated from the coding sequence ATGACCAGACCAAATATTCTCGTGATGTTGACCGACGATCAGGGTTGGGGCGATTTGAGTGTACACGGCAACACAAATCTCAACACGCCCAATGTGGATTCTCTCGCACGAGATGGCGCCCTATTCGACCGATTTTACGTCTGCCCGGTATGCGCGCCCACGCGGGCAGAGTTTTTGACGGGACGCTACCATCTGCGCGGCGGAGTCCACGGCGTGAGTACTGGTGCCGAGCGATTAAATCTCGATGAAACCACCATTGCCGATATCTTCAAAGCCGCTGGATACGCCACGGGTGCTTATGGCAAGTGGCACAATGGCACGCAACACCCCTATCATCCAAACGCGCGGGGATTTGATGAGTTTTTTGGGTTCTGTTCCGGGCACTGGGGACAATATTTCGATGCCGAACTCGAGCACAATGGCGAACTCACGCGCGGAAAGGGGTACTTACCCGATGAGTGTACAGATCGCGCGATGGATTTTATGACAGCAAATGTCGAACGCGGTCAACCCTTCCTCTGTTATCTCCCCTACAATATCCCACACACCCCATTTCAGGTGCCCGACGAGTTTTACGAGCCATTCCGCGACAAACCGATTGAGATGCGGGCGACCAATCCCGACCAGGAAGAGATAGTCCGCACGCGAGCGGCACTCGCCCTGTGTGAAAATATCGATTGGAATGTGGGACGCTTACTGGACAAACTCGACGAATTGGGAATCGCGGAAGACACCATTGTATTTTATTTTGGAGACAATGGCCCCAATGGCGCGCGCTGGAATGGCGGGATGAAAGGCACAAAAGGATCAACAGATGAAGGCGGCGTGCGCGTGGCGGGCTTGCTGCGCTGGAAGGGGCATATTCAAGCAGGCACGGTAATTGAAGAAATCGCCGGCGCGATTGATTTATTGCCCACATTTGCCGACCTCACGGGTATCGACTTAAAAGTTGAAAAACCCCTGGATGGACGCAGCCTCAAACCCCTGCTATTGGGCGAAGATGTCGAATGGTCTGACCGCATCATCCTATCACATCAGCGGGCACAATTGAGCGCACGCAATCAGCGCTTCCGATTGGACATAGAAGGCAAATTATACGATATGGTCGCCGACGGTGGACAGACAACAGATGTGTCCGGAGAATATCCCGATGTTCACGCGGAATTGTCAGATGCAGTAGCAAAATATCACGCCGAAGTCTTGCCCGTCAACGACGACCGCCCCTTTGCCACGGGCTACTGGAAAACGACCCGCTTGCCCGCACGAGACGGCGTACATCACGGCACAGTCCAGCGCAGTGCTGGCGCGCCCAATTGCTCATATTTTACGCACTGGACCCAGGTAGGCGATCGGATGACCTGGGATATTGAAGTCGGCACAACGGGCGACTATGAAGCGGCGGTTTATTATACATGCCCTGAAGAAGATGTGGGATCAACCGTCGAACTGGCATTTCACCCCACGCACGGCCAGACGACAAAAGTTCAAGGACAGGTGACTGACGCACACGATCCACCGCTAATCGGCGCATCAGATGATCGCTATCCCCGCGGAGGCGAGTCCTATGTAAAGGATTTTGAGCCATTGACATTGGGAACACTCCATCTAAACGCGGGCAGGGGCACATTGACCTTACGCGCCCTTGACGTACCCCATTCCCAGGTGATGGATGTGCGACGCGTGATGCTGACGTTGAAGGAATAG
- a CDS encoding sulfatase: MSNHRPNVLWLFLEDVNPWMSCYGDQTVHTPNIDALAASGVKFDRAYQTSGVCSPSRSATITGMYQTTIGAHNHNSSYPLLPEGIKTIPEYFRDAGYYTFNEGKTHYNFVFESDVLFNHHGSMDFKGAENGSDWSGCPQDQPFFGQIQLRGGKSIGLLKGPGIDPASVPVPSFYPDHEIIRKEIALHYDCISHTDRQVGWILERLQEDGLRENTIIFFFSDHGMRLPRHKQFIYEGGHKIPLIISWQGNTDIVNPGSVRSDLISGIDIGPTSLALAGLDVPDYMEGQNLFGERFVERDYVIAAKDRCDFTIDRMRTVRTQRYRYVRNFMTDRPFMQAQYRDGSDYMELMRTMHARGELTPEQAFFWAEERIAEEFYDCDADPEEVNNLVDDPDHAEALQHHRDILTQWIAQTDDKGQYPESEIGLRPVLKQWGDKCVNPEYDEIKKEI, encoded by the coding sequence ATGTCGAACCACCGTCCGAATGTCCTCTGGCTCTTTCTCGAAGATGTGAACCCGTGGATGAGTTGTTACGGCGACCAGACCGTACACACGCCGAATATAGACGCGCTCGCTGCATCGGGCGTAAAATTTGATCGGGCTTATCAAACCTCTGGCGTGTGCTCGCCTTCGCGCTCGGCGACCATTACGGGAATGTATCAAACCACCATAGGTGCGCACAACCACAACAGTTCATATCCCCTTTTACCCGAAGGGATAAAGACAATACCCGAGTATTTTCGAGATGCCGGATATTACACATTTAACGAGGGCAAAACACATTACAATTTTGTCTTTGAATCAGATGTATTATTTAACCACCATGGGAGCATGGATTTCAAAGGGGCAGAAAACGGAAGCGACTGGTCCGGATGTCCCCAGGACCAACCGTTCTTCGGACAAATTCAGCTTCGGGGCGGCAAAAGCATCGGCCTGCTCAAAGGACCGGGCATAGATCCCGCCTCGGTACCCGTGCCATCGTTCTATCCCGATCACGAAATCATCCGCAAAGAAATCGCCCTGCACTACGATTGTATCTCGCACACAGATAGACAAGTGGGATGGATTCTGGAGCGACTACAAGAAGATGGATTGCGCGAAAACACGATCATTTTTTTCTTCAGCGATCACGGCATGCGGTTGCCGCGGCACAAGCAATTTATTTACGAAGGTGGTCACAAAATCCCATTGATCATTTCCTGGCAGGGCAATACAGATATCGTAAATCCTGGCAGCGTGCGCTCCGACCTCATCAGCGGCATTGACATCGGTCCCACCTCACTCGCGCTCGCAGGCCTTGATGTGCCCGATTACATGGAAGGCCAAAATCTGTTTGGCGAACGCTTTGTCGAACGCGACTACGTAATAGCCGCAAAAGACCGCTGTGATTTCACAATAGATCGCATGCGCACGGTGCGCACCCAGCGGTATCGCTACGTGCGAAACTTTATGACAGATCGCCCTTTTATGCAGGCGCAGTACCGGGATGGATCGGATTATATGGAACTGATGCGGACCATGCACGCCAGGGGTGAACTAACGCCCGAACAGGCATTTTTCTGGGCAGAGGAACGCATCGCAGAAGAATTTTACGATTGTGACGCCGATCCCGAAGAAGTGAATAATCTCGTAGATGATCCAGACCATGCCGAAGCCTTGCAACACCACCGCGATATTCTGACACAGTGGATTGCCCAGACCGATGACAAAGGCCAATATCCCGAATCCGAAATTGGCTTGCGACCAGTGCTGAAACAGTGGGGAGATAAGTGTGTGAATCCGGAATATGATGAAATAAAAAAGGAGATATAA
- a CDS encoding dihydrodipicolinate synthase family protein → MSTDTFRGVLTIPSTPFKQNGDVDWGDLKRVLDFCITCGAHGIVWPVNASSFPVLTDQERLHGMQMVVEHTAGRVPVILGVQGASGNHAAMFARHAQALEADGVIAMAPYIEPIEDEDAMVRYYQGIDREVDMPIFIQNHTRGSELSIDTVVRLINEVEHIEYVKEETFPPTHMTTGLIEQAGPKLKGVFGGASGRYLLLEHPRGVAGQMPGCHITDVVVRLWNALEAGDLKEAKRVYGIMAPLFALETIKGTNYPEILRRRQVIKSSHSRLTTRFPTQDAYDHAALDDILRDLEPLFTWNEKPLLYGPPEWLKDQVG, encoded by the coding sequence ATGAGTACTGATACATTTCGCGGGGTACTTACCATACCCTCAACGCCGTTTAAGCAAAATGGAGATGTCGATTGGGGCGATCTCAAGCGCGTGCTGGATTTTTGTATCACCTGCGGCGCGCACGGAATTGTCTGGCCCGTAAATGCCAGTAGTTTTCCCGTATTGACCGACCAGGAACGCCTGCACGGGATGCAGATGGTCGTAGAACACACCGCCGGGCGCGTTCCAGTAATTCTCGGCGTTCAGGGGGCGAGTGGAAATCACGCGGCGATGTTCGCGCGTCACGCGCAGGCATTGGAAGCCGATGGCGTCATCGCAATGGCCCCTTATATAGAGCCAATCGAAGACGAAGATGCGATGGTGCGCTATTATCAGGGAATAGACCGCGAAGTGGATATGCCAATTTTTATACAAAATCACACGCGGGGCAGCGAGTTATCAATCGACACAGTCGTGCGCTTAATCAACGAAGTAGAACACATAGAATACGTCAAAGAAGAAACCTTTCCCCCGACACACATGACTACGGGATTGATCGAGCAGGCGGGACCAAAATTGAAAGGCGTATTTGGCGGAGCCAGCGGCCGCTATTTATTGCTCGAACATCCGCGCGGCGTGGCAGGACAAATGCCCGGCTGTCACATAACAGATGTCGTGGTGCGCCTGTGGAATGCCCTGGAAGCCGGAGATTTAAAAGAGGCAAAACGGGTATATGGCATCATGGCCCCCCTATTCGCGCTCGAGACAATAAAAGGCACCAATTATCCCGAAATACTGCGCCGCCGCCAGGTCATAAAAAGTTCGCACAGCCGTTTGACAACCCGTTTTCCAACTCAAGATGCGTACGATCACGCGGCACTCGACGATATTTTGCGGGACCTGGAACCGCTATTTACATGGAACGAAAAGCCACTGCTATACGGTCCCCCCGAATGGCTTAAAGATCAAGTTGGATAA